In Lytechinus variegatus isolate NC3 chromosome 12, Lvar_3.0, whole genome shotgun sequence, a single window of DNA contains:
- the LOC121424845 gene encoding uncharacterized protein LOC121424845: MSESVFKMSPRNRPGSGSTSDGELGRFRKDSSTASQHSNDDLHDLPPIIGAPNSTVANRYAMENQANCTQAQGQKENHHPGGILPLNIRSNSLYESHQSSPSLRRRLKVLVRQKSEPDMLVGRDLGLNSPRMRKIIAPSPPPGESPRSQSGSDCNSPRIIRKPRSFHGYSNSPRTAKSAENSPMLVRRAISTGPQSPISSQLPGGEAVDGVRQVRSYSTGSRSEVPLTVKTSGPGSPFTKRREVNLRKSASGSRLDADFLPAVNGSTDGCVAQAVSSQESRRSFPSDDDTPGYISMETVQDILYEHVSTEDRYSHTRGPHSSRKHQQTLQPQHDTQQHLKQEGYHQHHHHHHHHHPQQPPQPHPPHQMPNGWVEKSAFADCSPPPTNSPTRELDNQEHPEAMREAFNNSYSSGSTERSKYEELSSEDKRHGNSLYDIEEAREQVDDVPDNVEEADNNKSDLQTPPVAEGNAEESKIGDAKEKEPSVNGQNGYADVDGAGEEEEDPGESGNEEEEDEDDFSDDSYEESVPEYQKAPLSTKLRIKNWLAGLENSSNESSSRIDRFLPEIM, from the exons ATGTCTGAATCAGTTTTCAAAATGTCACCGAGGAACAGACCGGGAAGTGGTTCAACTTCGGATGGTGAACTAGGCCGCTTTAGAAAGGACTCGTCCACAGCGAGCCAACATTCGAATGATGACTTACACGATCTACCACCAATCATCGGGGCTCCAAACAGCACGGTAGCAAACCGATATGCCATGGAAAACCAGGCAAATTGCACGCAAGCCCAGGGACAGAAGGAAAACCATCATCCTGGCGGAATTTTGCCTCTGAATATTCGTTCGAACAGTTTATACGAATCTCACCAGAGCAGTCCTTCGCTGAGAAGGCGATTAAAAGTCCTAGTCAGACAAAAATCGGAACCGGATATGCTTGTCGGGAGGGATCTTGGGTTAAACAGCCCCAGGATGAGGAAGATAATCGCCCCAAGTCCTCCACCCGGAGAATCGCCGCGGTCCCAAAGCGGATCCGACTGTAACTCACCACGAATTATCCGCAAACCCAGATCCTTTCACGGATATAGCAATTCTCCGCGAACTGCCAAATCGGCGGAAAACTCGCCGATGCTCGTCCGGCGTGCCATCTCGACGGGTCCCCAATCTCCCATCTCCAGTCAACTACCAGGGGGTGAGGCCGTTGATGGAGTCCGACAAGTTCGGTCCTACTCCACTGGGTCCAGATCGGAAGTACCACTCACTGTTAAGACCTCTGGTCCTGGATCACCCTTCACCAAGAGACGGGAGGTGAACCTGAGGAAGTCAGCATCGGGCAGCCGACTTGATGCCGATTTTTTACCAGCTGTCAACGGTTCTACGGATGGGTGTGTCGCACAGGCAGTGTCTTCACAAG AGTCTCGAAGATCATTTCCCAGTGATGATGACACTCCCGGATACATCTCAATGGAAACCGTCCAAGATATCCTCTACGAACATGTATCAACAGAGGACAGATACAGTCACACCAGAGGTCCGCACTCTTCCCGCAAACACCAACAAACCCTTCAACCGCAACACGATACACAACAACACCTGAAACAAGAAGGTtaccatcaacaccatcatcaccaccaccaccatcatccgcAGCAACCACCTCAGCCTCATCCTCCTCATCAAATGCCGAATGGCTGGGTCGAAAAGAGTGCCTTTGCAGACTGCAGCCCGCCCCCTACGAATTCCCCTACAAGAGAGTTGGACAATCAAGAGCACCCGGAAGCCATGCGCGAAGCCTTCAATAACAGTTACAGCAGCGGGAGCACAGAAAGGTCAAAGTACGAGGAACTGTCGAGCGAAGACAAACGTCATGGTAATAGTCTCTACGATATCGAAGAAGCACGCGAGCAGGTTGATGATGTCCCCGACAACGTCGAAGAGGCTGATAACAATAAAAGCGACTTGCAAACACCACCCGTAGCTGAAGGAAACGCGGAGGAAAGCAAGATCGGTGATGCCAAAGAAAAAGAACCGTCTGTGAATGGACAAAATGGCTATGCCGACGTCGATGGTGCcggggaagaagaggaagatcCGGGAGAGAGCGgcaatgaggaggaggaggatgaagacGACTTCAGCGATGATAGTTACGAGGAAAGTGTGCCGGAATATCAGAAAGCACCGCTCTCGACTAAACTAAGGATTAAAAACTGGCTGGCCGGTTTAGAAAATTCCAGTAATGAGAGTTCTTCGCGTATTGATAGATTCTTGCCAGAAATCATGTGA